TCAAATTCAAGCATTTTTGAGCAAGTTTAGCCACTAAAACCACCTCTTCTTCCTTCATACCTTGCTCCAAAATTTGAGGATCCAAAATCGTGTCCAGGCAGTTTCCTACCATACATGAACGAAACCAAGTAGCTAGGCTTctttcctcctcttcctcgtcAAGCGAAATTGGCATTTTACCAGTAAGAAGCTCGGTAAGAACCACTCCAAAACTATAAACATCGCTCTTTTCCGTGAATTTACTCGAATGAAAATACTCTGGATCTAAATATCCGAACGTCCCTTTAACCAGAGTAGTTAAGTGAGTTTGACCTGCAGAAATGGGCTTTGAAGTTCCAAAGTCCGACACTTTGACAACATATTTCTCGTCCAAAAGGAGATTACTTGACTTGATGTCTCTGTGATAGATCGCTACAGAAGATGCAGAGTGTAAATAGGCCAATGCTTCTGCGATTTTCAAACGCATGTTCCATGGAAAAGGAAATTCATTATTTGGATCATGTATGAGATTATAAAGGCTACCATTTGGCATGAATTCATAAACAAGCAAAGGAACTTCCGTTTCCAAGCAACAACCCAACAAACTGACCACATTCTTGTGATTGATTTGTGACAATATAACCACCTCATTTATGAACGGTTTCAATTGCATTTCTTCAAGCAACTTTGATTTTTTCACTGCAACAATTTTACCATCAGATAACATACCTTTATAGACAATACCCTGACCTCCATGTCCAAGGATTCGGTTTTCATTAAAGTGATCAGTAGCTATCTCCAACTCTTTTGCAGTGTAAAGTTTTGTTTTTCGAATTGTGCCttcattttgttgttgttgttgttgttgtaagAGAAGACCACCATTTCGTTTGAAAAATCTGTCCTTAATCACTTTTTCCCTTCTCTTTTTCAATGCTCTAATCAACCAAAAGGACATTAAGGCGAGTACAAGAAATCCTAATCCAGAGCCCATACCTGTATATGAAATTACTTGACTAAGAAACTGCAAACATGTGGAGTACTATATAATGATGCACAAGTCAACCACATTATGTTATATTTTCGGTTCTATTCAATATGTCTACTTTCTTGAGTGAAACGAGATTCTAGATAAAGTTATTGACCGGAGTATAGTAAGGAGAAATTCAATATGTCTACTTTCTTGAGTGAAACGAGATTCTAGATAAAGTTATTGACCGGAGTAGAGTAAGGAGAAAAATGTAGTTAGTATATCAGTaaggagagaggagagggaagaGAGGAAGTTTATTCAAACATAGAAAGCGATTATATTGATTggaacaaacaaaaaagaaaagtgaacATCTTAAATGAGACGTAgagagtactattttatttatttatttggatcACTCTTATTAAGTTGCATATGATCATTCCTACTCCATCCATCTGCCAATAAATCT
This genomic stretch from Salvia splendens isolate huo1 unplaced genomic scaffold, SspV2 ctg272, whole genome shotgun sequence harbors:
- the LOC121789544 gene encoding putative wall-associated receptor kinase-like 11; the protein is MSIELVLAVHVQLFARITKLLMIITHIVRQRGLSIGLEMAVAGHSGRWPRTNFYCSYAFLGTKDDYYEATYPIFNNSTQILSDDPHINYRPTIVPLDWRIGAVNCKDARLNPTDYVCQNNTVCIDFDDTVRGYLCNCSKGYQGNPYLSPGCKDIDECADSAPNACVSNSICINVVGSYHCSCPKGYVGDGTPCIKVSPSNTKTIILAGMGSGLGFLVLALMSFWLIRALKKRREKVIKDRFFKRNGGLLLQQQQQQQNEGTIRKTKLYTAKELEIATDHFNENRILGHGGQGIVYKGMLSDGKIVAVKKSKLLEEMQLKPFINEVVILSQINHKNVVSLLGCCLETEVPLLVYEFMPNGSLYNLIHDPNNEFPFPWNMRLKIAEALAYLHSASSVAIYHRDIKSSNLLLDEKYVVKVSDFGTSKPISAGQTHLTTLVKGTFGYLDPEYFHSSKFTEKSDVYSFGVVLTELLTGKMPISLDEEEEERSLATWFRSCMVGNCLDTILDPQILEQGMKEEEVVLVAKLAQKCLNLKGKMRPTMKQVAVELESYRLSQRSIRVEDESEDVRFFEDIPGSISENDFTLPCR